From the Lysobacter sp. FW306-1B-D06B genome, one window contains:
- the leuC gene encoding 3-isopropylmalate dehydratase large subunit: MTHPPRTLFDKLWDAHIVTPETDTAPAILYIDLHLIHEVTSPQAFAELELRGLPVRRPGRTKGTLDHSTPTLPVDAAGQRPYVNAEARAQVETLRGNCTRFGVELFDYDSPQRGIVHVMGPELGLTQPGQTIVCGDSHTATHGAFGALAFGIGTSEVGHVLATQCLLQRRPKTLAITIDGELGPGVGAKDLILHVIGVIGVNGGTGHVIEYRGSAIRSLSMEQRMTVCNMSIEAGARAGLIAPDDVTFDYLRGRPRAPQGSAFDEAVARWAQLRSDEGARFDREVTIDARDIQPTVTWGTHPGQVAAISANVPANDDGDEAKAREYMGWQAGAPLAGRAVDVVFVGSCTNSRLSDLREAANVLRGRRVHPRVRMLVVPGSEQVKREAEREGIDLIVREAGAEWREPGCSMCIAMNGDIVGPGQLAVSTSNRNFEGRQGKGARTVLASPATAAACAVAGEITDPRPYLTTAPAPVAAELETA; this comes from the coding sequence ATGACCCACCCACCCCGCACCCTCTTCGACAAACTCTGGGACGCGCACATCGTCACGCCCGAGACCGACACCGCGCCCGCGATCCTGTACATCGATCTGCACCTGATCCACGAGGTCACCTCGCCGCAGGCATTCGCTGAACTCGAACTGCGCGGCCTGCCGGTGCGGCGCCCCGGCCGCACGAAAGGCACGCTGGACCATTCCACGCCGACGCTGCCGGTCGACGCGGCCGGCCAGCGTCCCTACGTCAACGCCGAAGCGCGCGCCCAGGTCGAAACGCTGCGCGGCAACTGCACGCGCTTTGGCGTGGAGTTGTTCGACTACGACAGCCCGCAGCGCGGCATCGTGCACGTGATGGGGCCGGAACTCGGCCTCACCCAGCCGGGCCAGACCATCGTCTGCGGCGACAGCCACACCGCCACGCACGGCGCGTTCGGCGCTCTGGCCTTCGGCATCGGCACCAGTGAAGTCGGCCACGTCCTGGCCACGCAGTGCCTGCTGCAACGCCGGCCGAAGACGCTGGCCATCACCATCGACGGCGAACTCGGGCCGGGCGTCGGCGCGAAGGACCTGATCCTGCACGTGATCGGCGTGATCGGCGTCAACGGCGGCACCGGCCATGTCATCGAGTACCGCGGCTCGGCCATCCGGTCGCTGTCGATGGAACAGCGCATGACGGTGTGCAACATGTCGATCGAGGCCGGCGCGCGCGCGGGCCTGATCGCACCGGATGACGTGACCTTCGATTACCTGCGCGGACGTCCCCGCGCGCCGCAGGGCAGCGCGTTCGATGAAGCCGTGGCGCGCTGGGCGCAGCTGCGCAGCGACGAGGGCGCGCGCTTCGATCGCGAAGTGACCATCGACGCGCGCGACATCCAGCCGACCGTCACCTGGGGCACGCATCCGGGCCAGGTCGCCGCGATCAGCGCCAACGTTCCGGCGAACGACGACGGCGACGAAGCCAAGGCGCGCGAGTACATGGGCTGGCAGGCCGGCGCGCCGCTGGCGGGACGCGCGGTGGACGTGGTGTTCGTCGGCAGTTGCACGAACTCGCGCCTGTCCGACCTGCGCGAAGCGGCGAACGTACTGCGCGGCCGGCGCGTGCATCCGCGCGTGCGCATGCTGGTCGTGCCCGGCTCGGAGCAGGTCAAGCGCGAGGCCGAGCGCGAAGGCATCGACCTCATTGTGCGCGAGGCCGGCGCGGAATGGCGCGAGCCTGGCTGTTCCATGTGCATCGCCATGAACGGCGACATCGTCGGTCCTGGACAGCTGGCCGTGTCCACCAGCAATCGCAATTTCGAAGGACGCCAGGGCAAGGGCGCGCGCACCGTGCTCGCCTCGCCGGCCACCGCGGCCGCCTGCGCGGTCGCCGGCGAGATCACCGATCCGCGCCCCTATCTCACCACCGCACCGGCGCCGGTCGCCGCCGAGCTGGAGACCGCGTGA
- the leuD gene encoding 3-isopropylmalate dehydratase small subunit encodes MQPLTEVVSRTVVLRERNIDTDQIIPARFLTTTERKGLGKHAFNDWRLLADGTPNPAFPFNRTDNIGARILVAGRNFGCGSSREHAPWALTDLGLRAVISAEIADIFRSNALKNGLLPIVLEESVVDALLDQPGVELRIDVAQRSVTLPDGRRVHFPLDAFAQTCLLDGVDQLGYLLKQNDAITRFETSRHEQQRQDQEFQHAS; translated from the coding sequence ATGCAGCCGCTTACCGAGGTCGTCTCGCGCACGGTCGTGCTGCGCGAGCGCAACATAGACACCGACCAGATCATCCCCGCCCGCTTCCTCACCACCACCGAGCGCAAGGGGCTGGGCAAGCACGCGTTCAACGACTGGCGCCTGCTCGCCGACGGCACGCCGAACCCGGCCTTCCCGTTCAACCGCACGGACAACATCGGCGCACGCATCCTCGTCGCGGGCCGCAATTTCGGCTGCGGCTCTTCGCGCGAACACGCGCCGTGGGCGCTCACCGACCTGGGGCTGCGTGCGGTCATCAGCGCCGAGATCGCCGACATCTTCCGAAGCAACGCGCTCAAGAACGGCCTGCTTCCGATCGTGCTGGAGGAGTCCGTCGTCGATGCGCTTCTCGACCAGCCCGGCGTGGAACTGAGGATCGACGTGGCGCAGCGCAGCGTCACGCTGCCGGACGGTCGCCGCGTGCACTTCCCGCTGGACGCGTTCGCGCAGACCTGCCTGCTGGATGGCGTGGACCAGCTGGGCTATCTGCTGAAGCAGAACGACGCGATCACCCGTTTCGAAACCTCGCGCCATGAACAACAACGCCAGGACCAGGAGTTCCAACATGCAAGCTGA
- the leuB gene encoding 3-isopropylmalate dehydrogenase: protein MQAEIVVLPGDGIGPEVTAAAVQVLRAVGKRYGHSFHFNEKLIGGAAIDATGEPLPADTLDAARRADAVLLGAVGGPKWSDPGAKVRPEQGLLAIRKALGLYANLRPVKPHQAALGASPIKPHLLTGVDLLVVRELTGGIYFGQKQRAADRASDLCEYTVAEIERTVRRACTLARTRRGHVTSVDKANVLETSRLWREVATRVVRDEFPEITLEHQLVDSMAMHLLAKPREYDVIVTENMFGDILTDEASMLAGSLGLLPSASLGEAVRSASTARSTAEHPATDGRAGASASPSRDAMDGTSRMIGLYEPIHGSAPDIAGRGIANPYATILSTAMLLRHSLNLESEARCVEKAVDGALAAGVFTADLAPAGRGVSTQAATAAVLEQLELECQPVVMRD, encoded by the coding sequence ATGCAAGCTGAGATCGTCGTGCTGCCGGGCGACGGCATCGGCCCGGAAGTCACCGCCGCGGCGGTGCAGGTGCTGCGTGCCGTGGGCAAACGCTACGGCCATTCGTTCCATTTCAACGAGAAGCTCATTGGCGGTGCCGCCATCGACGCGACCGGCGAGCCGCTGCCGGCCGACACGCTGGACGCCGCGCGGCGTGCGGATGCCGTGCTGCTCGGCGCCGTCGGCGGGCCGAAGTGGTCCGACCCGGGCGCGAAGGTTCGCCCGGAACAGGGCCTACTGGCGATCCGCAAGGCGCTGGGCCTGTACGCGAACCTGCGTCCGGTGAAGCCGCACCAGGCCGCGCTCGGCGCCTCGCCGATCAAACCGCACCTGCTCACCGGCGTGGACCTGCTGGTGGTGCGCGAACTCACCGGCGGCATCTACTTCGGCCAGAAGCAGCGCGCGGCCGACCGCGCGAGCGACCTGTGCGAGTACACCGTCGCGGAGATCGAACGTACCGTGCGTCGCGCCTGCACGCTGGCGCGCACGCGACGCGGCCACGTCACCTCGGTGGACAAGGCGAACGTGCTGGAGACCTCGCGGCTGTGGCGCGAAGTCGCCACGCGCGTGGTGCGCGACGAGTTCCCCGAGATCACGCTGGAGCACCAGCTGGTCGACTCGATGGCGATGCACCTGCTCGCCAAGCCGCGCGAGTACGACGTGATCGTCACCGAGAACATGTTCGGCGACATCCTCACCGACGAGGCCTCGATGCTGGCGGGCTCGCTGGGGCTGTTGCCGTCGGCGTCCTTGGGCGAAGCAGTGCGCTCTGCGAGCACTGCTCGCAGCACTGCTGAGCACCCGGCCACGGATGGCCGGGCCGGGGCATCCGCAAGCCCATCGCGTGACGCCATGGACGGCACCTCGAGGATGATCGGCCTGTACGAGCCCATCCACGGATCGGCCCCCGACATCGCCGGACGCGGCATCGCCAATCCGTACGCGACGATCCTGAGTACGGCGATGCTGCTGCGCCATTCGCTGAATCTGGAATCGGAAGCGCGCTGCGTGGAGAAGGCGGTGGACGGCGCGCTCGCCGCAGGCGTGTTCACGGCCGACCTGGCGCCGGCCGGGCGCGGCGTGTCCACGCAAGCGGCCACGGCGGCGGTGCTGGAGCAGCTCGAATTGGAATGCCAGCCCGTGGTGATGCGCGATTGA
- a CDS encoding efflux RND transporter permease subunit translates to MRFNLSEWALRHRSLIVYAMLVMAIAGTFSYLRLGRSEDPAFTFKAMVIRTIWPGATAEEVSRQVTERIEKKLMETGQYEFIRSYSRAGESQVIFVAKDSLRSKDIQPLWYQVRKKIGDIRPTLPGDIVGPFFNDEFGDTFGNIYALTGKGFDYAVLKDYAERVQLQLQKQPDVGKIELFGVQDEKVWVELSNVKLATLGVPAAAVQQALDEQNAMVPAGFFETGSTRVALRVGGKFKSVEEIREFPIRVGDRTFRLADVADVKRGFSDPPAPRMRFMGEDAIGIGVAMKEGGDILKLGKRLEVEFANLQKTLPAGMELRKVADQPAAVTESVGEFIRVLSEAVAIVLLVSFFSLGLRTGFVVALSIPLVLAMTFAVMDLFGVGLHKISLGALVLALGLLVDDAIIAVEMMAIKMEQGFSRLKAAAFAWDSTAFPMLTGTLITAAGFLPIATAKSSTGEYTRSLFEVVTIALLVSWVAAVAFIPYLGDKLLPDYGHAAKPMKPGSIPHRWHAFRERIASRFPALHDYIAPKPPIDGHAHDPYATKFYVHFRQWVTFCVRRRWLVIGITVAAFVASIFMFRFVPQQFFPDSTRPELMVDMELAEGSSLRATTEQAQRFEKILKERKDLANFVAYVGTGSPRYYLPLDQQLPAANFAQFVLTPKDLESRETIRQWLIDDVFQRFPELQMRVTRLENGPPVGYPVQFRVSGEHIDQVRRIAYQAREKIRENPHVVNVNLDWDEPNKVVRLVVDQERARALGVSSARLSQFLSSSLSGSHISTYREGNELIEMLLRGPEEERLRLEMLGSLMVPTESGKSVPLTQIATLDYGFEEGIIWHRDRQPTMTVRADIYDGTQPATVTAQVSPTLDALRAQLPYGYSIDIGGSVEDSARGQKSINAGMPLFVFVVFTLLMLQLRSFSRSFMVLLTAPLGLIGVTLFLLVFRVPFGFVAMLGTIALAGMIMRNSVILVDQIEHDIGEGAAPWQAIVEATVRRFRPIVLTALAAILAMIPLSRSAFFGPMAVAIMGGLTVATFLTLLFLPALYAAWFRVKPPQAA, encoded by the coding sequence ATGCGCTTCAACCTCTCCGAATGGGCGCTGCGCCACCGCAGCCTGATCGTCTACGCGATGCTGGTGATGGCGATCGCCGGTACGTTCTCGTACCTGCGCCTGGGCCGCAGCGAGGACCCGGCCTTCACCTTCAAGGCGATGGTGATCCGCACGATCTGGCCGGGCGCGACCGCCGAGGAAGTCTCGCGCCAGGTCACCGAGCGCATCGAAAAGAAGCTGATGGAGACCGGCCAGTACGAGTTCATCCGCTCGTACTCGCGCGCAGGCGAATCGCAGGTGATCTTCGTCGCGAAGGACTCGCTGCGTTCGAAGGACATCCAGCCGCTGTGGTACCAGGTGCGCAAGAAGATCGGCGACATCCGGCCGACGCTGCCGGGCGACATCGTCGGCCCGTTCTTCAACGACGAGTTCGGCGACACCTTCGGCAACATCTACGCGCTCACCGGCAAGGGTTTCGACTACGCCGTGCTCAAGGACTACGCCGAGCGCGTGCAGCTGCAACTGCAGAAGCAGCCCGACGTGGGCAAGATCGAGCTGTTCGGCGTGCAGGACGAGAAGGTCTGGGTCGAACTGTCGAACGTGAAGCTCGCGACCCTCGGTGTTCCGGCCGCTGCCGTGCAGCAGGCGCTGGACGAACAGAACGCGATGGTGCCGGCCGGATTCTTCGAAACCGGCAGCACGCGCGTCGCGCTGCGCGTGGGCGGCAAGTTCAAGTCGGTCGAGGAGATCCGCGAGTTCCCGATCCGCGTGGGCGACCGCACGTTCCGTCTGGCCGACGTGGCCGATGTGAAGCGCGGCTTCTCCGACCCGCCGGCGCCGCGCATGCGCTTCATGGGCGAGGACGCGATCGGCATCGGCGTGGCGATGAAGGAGGGCGGCGACATCCTCAAGCTCGGCAAGCGGCTGGAGGTGGAGTTCGCCAACCTGCAGAAGACGCTGCCGGCCGGCATGGAACTGCGCAAGGTCGCCGACCAGCCCGCGGCCGTGACCGAATCGGTCGGCGAGTTCATCCGCGTGCTGTCCGAAGCCGTCGCCATCGTGCTGCTGGTGAGCTTCTTCTCGCTCGGCCTGCGCACGGGCTTTGTCGTCGCGCTGTCGATCCCGCTGGTGCTGGCGATGACCTTCGCCGTGATGGACCTGTTCGGCGTGGGCCTGCACAAGATCTCGCTGGGCGCGCTGGTGCTGGCGCTGGGCCTGCTCGTGGACGACGCGATCATCGCGGTGGAGATGATGGCCATCAAGATGGAGCAGGGATTCAGCCGACTGAAGGCCGCGGCATTTGCGTGGGATTCCACCGCGTTCCCGATGCTCACCGGCACGCTCATCACGGCGGCCGGCTTCCTGCCGATCGCCACGGCGAAGTCGAGCACCGGCGAGTACACGCGTTCGCTGTTCGAAGTGGTGACGATCGCGCTGCTGGTGTCGTGGGTGGCGGCCGTTGCCTTCATCCCGTACCTGGGCGACAAGCTGCTGCCCGATTACGGTCATGCGGCCAAGCCGATGAAGCCCGGCTCGATTCCGCATCGTTGGCACGCTTTCCGCGAGCGCATCGCCAGCCGTTTCCCGGCACTGCACGATTACATCGCGCCCAAGCCGCCGATCGACGGCCACGCCCACGATCCCTACGCGACGAAGTTCTACGTGCACTTCCGCCAATGGGTGACGTTCTGTGTGCGCCGGCGCTGGCTGGTGATCGGCATCACCGTGGCGGCATTCGTCGCGTCGATCTTCATGTTCCGCTTCGTGCCGCAGCAGTTCTTCCCGGATTCCACGCGTCCTGAACTGATGGTCGACATGGAACTGGCCGAAGGCAGCTCGCTGCGCGCGACCACCGAACAGGCGCAGCGCTTCGAGAAGATCCTCAAGGAACGCAAGGATCTGGCGAACTTCGTCGCCTACGTCGGCACCGGTTCGCCGCGTTACTACCTGCCGCTGGACCAGCAGCTGCCCGCGGCGAACTTCGCCCAGTTCGTGCTGACGCCGAAGGACCTGGAGTCGCGCGAGACGATCCGCCAGTGGCTGATCGACGATGTCTTCCAGCGTTTCCCCGAGCTGCAGATGCGTGTGACGCGACTGGAGAACGGACCACCGGTGGGCTATCCGGTGCAGTTCCGCGTGTCGGGCGAGCACATCGACCAGGTGCGCCGCATCGCCTACCAGGCGCGCGAGAAGATCCGCGAGAACCCGCACGTGGTGAACGTCAACCTCGACTGGGACGAGCCGAACAAGGTCGTGCGCCTGGTCGTGGACCAGGAGCGCGCACGCGCGCTGGGCGTGAGCTCGGCGCGGCTGTCGCAGTTCCTGTCGAGCTCGCTGTCGGGTTCGCACATCAGCACCTACCGCGAAGGCAACGAGCTGATCGAGATGCTCCTGCGCGGCCCGGAGGAAGAACGTCTGCGCCTGGAAATGCTCGGCAGCCTGATGGTGCCGACCGAGAGCGGCAAGAGCGTGCCGCTGACGCAGATCGCCACGCTCGATTACGGCTTCGAGGAAGGCATCATCTGGCATCGCGATCGCCAGCCGACGATGACCGTGCGCGCCGACATCTACGACGGCACGCAGCCGGCCACCGTGACCGCGCAGGTCTCGCCGACGCTGGACGCGTTGCGCGCGCAGCTGCCGTACGGCTATTCGATCGACATCGGCGGCAGCGTGGAGGATTCCGCGCGCGGTCAGAAGTCGATCAACGCCGGCATGCCGCTGTTCGTGTTCGTGGTGTTCACGCTGCTGATGCTGCAGCTGCGCAGCTTCTCGCGCAGCTTCATGGTGCTGCTGACCGCACCGCTGGGCTTGATCGGCGTGACGCTGTTCCTGCTGGTGTTCCGCGTGCCGTTCGGCTTCGTGGCGATGCTGGGCACGATCGCGCTGGCGGGCATGATCATGCGCAATTCGGTGATCCTGGTGGACCAGATCGAGCACGACATCGGCGAAGGCGCGGCACCGTGGCAGGCGATCGTGGAAGCGACCGTGCGCCGCTTCCGGCCCATCGTGCTGACCGCACTCGCCGCGATCCTGGCGATGATCCCGCTTTCGCGCAGCGCCTTTTTCGGCCCGATGGCGGTAGCGATCATGGGCGGACTGACGGTGGCGACGTTCCTGACGCTGCTGTTCCTGCCGGCGCTGTACGCGGCGTGGTTCCGCGTGAAGCCGCCGCAGGCGGCGTGA
- a CDS encoding efflux RND transporter periplasmic adaptor subunit produces MRSSSPAAFRLSAWTLAGLLPLLLSACGRGGAVEEAPRPVLVTHPVASDHTATAFAGDVRAREESPLSFRVGGKLVQRNVDVGDHVRAGQVLATLDPGDLQAQARAAQAQLAAAEAELGRARADQARFAKLAGEQLVSKSTLDAQNAAATAAQGQVNAARAELYVARNQAAYSQLRATRDGVIAGRQAEAGQVVAAGQSVFTLAADGVREVAFALPEGMVANVRAGQPVQVEAWSQPGRRWNGRIREISPAADPASRTFAARVTVDAPAGAIELGQSARVYLPTNGNGGLSVPIAALQRENGKASVFVVDMKTSTVRLRPVQIGVYGENRVPVKAGIDANDWVVAAGGHLLRDGQKVQPVDRDNRPVAGAVAAAAER; encoded by the coding sequence ATGCGCAGTTCTTCCCCCGCTGCGTTCCGCCTGAGTGCATGGACGCTGGCCGGACTCCTTCCCTTGCTGCTCAGCGCCTGCGGGCGCGGAGGCGCTGTCGAAGAAGCCCCCAGGCCCGTACTGGTGACCCATCCGGTCGCCTCGGATCACACCGCCACCGCGTTTGCCGGTGATGTCCGTGCCCGCGAAGAGAGCCCGCTCTCGTTCCGCGTCGGCGGCAAGCTCGTACAGCGCAATGTCGATGTCGGCGATCACGTGCGCGCCGGCCAGGTGCTGGCGACCCTCGATCCCGGCGATCTGCAGGCGCAGGCCCGCGCCGCACAGGCGCAGCTCGCGGCCGCCGAAGCCGAACTCGGCCGTGCCCGCGCCGACCAGGCCCGCTTCGCCAAACTCGCCGGCGAGCAACTGGTGAGCAAGTCCACGCTCGACGCGCAGAATGCCGCCGCCACCGCCGCGCAGGGCCAGGTCAACGCCGCGCGTGCCGAACTCTACGTCGCGCGTAACCAGGCCGCCTATTCCCAACTGCGTGCCACGCGCGATGGCGTGATCGCCGGCCGCCAGGCCGAAGCCGGCCAGGTGGTCGCGGCCGGGCAATCGGTGTTCACGCTGGCCGCCGATGGCGTGCGCGAGGTGGCCTTCGCGCTGCCGGAAGGCATGGTCGCCAACGTCCGCGCGGGGCAGCCGGTGCAGGTCGAGGCCTGGTCACAGCCGGGCCGCCGCTGGAACGGCCGGATCCGCGAGATATCGCCCGCCGCCGATCCCGCATCGCGCACCTTCGCCGCGCGCGTCACCGTCGATGCGCCGGCCGGTGCGATCGAACTGGGCCAGAGCGCACGCGTCTACCTGCCCACCAACGGCAACGGCGGATTGAGCGTGCCGATCGCCGCCCTGCAGCGCGAGAACGGCAAGGCTTCGGTGTTCGTCGTCGACATGAAGACCTCCACGGTCAGGCTGCGTCCGGTGCAGATCGGCGTGTACGGCGAGAACCGCGTGCCGGTGAAGGCCGGCATCGACGCCAACGACTGGGTCGTCGCCGCCGGCGGCCATCTGCTGCGTGACGGGCAGAAAGTGCAGCCGGTCGATCGCGACAACCGTCCGGTCGCCGGCGCGGTCGCCGCCGCCGCCGAGCGCTGA
- a CDS encoding TetR/AcrR family transcriptional regulator produces the protein MGKRAAILEAAKRMFTQHGFDGASMDQIAAEAGVSKLTVYSHFGDKDALFLAAVESHCDLSLPSSLFEPSPDMPLRERLMEIAQAFYSMVTAPEAVAGHRMLCSPQMANSGLPKLFWEAGPLRVQGDFAALLERRIAAGELDIQDVPRAAGQFFSLLKGEPHACLVFGGPGPGEEEIRAHLASAVDLFLRAYQVRDRAPEHAAPASRSRR, from the coding sequence ATGGGCAAGCGCGCCGCCATCCTGGAGGCGGCGAAAAGAATGTTTACTCAGCATGGATTCGACGGCGCGAGCATGGACCAGATCGCCGCCGAAGCCGGCGTTTCCAAGCTGACCGTCTACAGCCACTTCGGCGACAAGGACGCGTTGTTCCTCGCCGCGGTGGAGTCGCACTGCGACCTGTCCCTGCCGTCCTCGCTGTTTGAACCCTCGCCCGACATGCCCCTGCGCGAACGGTTGATGGAGATCGCCCAGGCGTTCTATTCCATGGTGACCGCGCCGGAAGCCGTCGCCGGGCACCGCATGCTGTGCTCGCCGCAGATGGCCAATTCCGGCCTGCCCAAGCTGTTCTGGGAAGCCGGTCCGCTGCGCGTGCAGGGAGATTTCGCTGCGCTGCTAGAGCGACGCATCGCGGCCGGGGAGCTCGACATCCAGGACGTGCCGCGTGCGGCCGGCCAATTCTTCAGCCTGCTCAAGGGCGAACCGCATGCCTGTCTGGTGTTCGGCGGCCCCGGGCCCGGCGAGGAGGAAATCCGGGCGCACCTGGCCTCGGCAGTGGACCTGTTCCTGCGCGCCTATCAGGTCCGTGATCGCGCGCCCGAACACGCGGCGCCGGCGAGCCGGTCGCGGCGATGA
- a CDS encoding protein-L-isoaspartate O-methyltransferase has protein sequence MNPMDYNKARELMVEQQVRPWDVLDPRVLDVMATLPREAFLPQEHRNLAYADLALPVGHGEFAIKPVVQGRALQALALDPSDEVLVIGDGSGYLTACAGRLAREVVALERHADLAKATVASLSEQGVDNAQVIVADALTWTTDRRFSAILVAGAVDTIPQRFIDWLQPDGRLFAVRGRSPAMEAVLVRNDVNAPRIQSLFETDLPYLAGAAPAPTFKF, from the coding sequence ATGAACCCCATGGATTACAACAAGGCACGCGAGTTGATGGTCGAGCAGCAGGTACGTCCCTGGGACGTGCTCGATCCGCGCGTGCTCGACGTGATGGCGACGTTGCCGCGCGAGGCCTTCCTCCCGCAGGAGCACCGCAACCTGGCCTACGCCGACCTGGCGTTGCCGGTGGGCCACGGCGAGTTCGCCATCAAGCCGGTGGTCCAGGGCCGTGCGCTGCAGGCGCTGGCGCTGGATCCCTCGGACGAAGTGCTGGTCATCGGCGATGGCAGCGGCTACCTCACCGCCTGCGCCGGCCGCCTGGCGCGCGAAGTCGTCGCGCTGGAGCGCCATGCCGATCTGGCCAAGGCCACCGTCGCCTCGCTGTCGGAGCAGGGCGTGGACAATGCCCAGGTGATCGTCGCCGACGCGCTGACCTGGACCACCGATCGCCGCTTCAGCGCGATCCTGGTCGCCGGTGCCGTCGACACGATCCCGCAGCGTTTCATCGACTGGCTCCAGCCCGACGGCCGCCTGTTCGCGGTGCGCGGCCGTTCGCCGGCGATGGAAGCGGTGCTGGTGCGCAACGATGTCAACGCTCCGCGCATCCAATCGTTGTTCGAAACCGATCTTCCCTACCTCGCCGGTGCGGCCCCCGCCCCGACGTTCAAGTTCTGA
- a CDS encoding TolC family outer membrane protein yields the protein MIRRPLVIALAAAVSLSALLPATASAEDLLQTYELARQADPQLAAAESNRLAVKEGAVQTRAAMLPQLDGNAQITKGRSYSRGNTSINADGSINTGDSDTESTTRSTGVNLSQMVYDRGNFTRHKSAKALSQAADFQLAASGNDLTTRTSAAYFNVLIALESLAAAEAAETALKKQFDYASKRLEVGLAPITDVHEARAQYDSARANTILARNAVEDSYQALAEITGQEIRNIKGLPKDYQPAMPEATGVENWVTTAIENNPALRAKDLQVQSTEADVETARAGHWPRLYLNGSYGDSETWGERTVLDTTRDIDGRNFGPSVGLTLSVPIFSGGAVQSGVRQALARRDVAQDELEQQKRALVRNTRNAYQTLVASISEVEARRLALVSAQAAYDASQVGLEVGTRTVLDVLQNQNNLFAAQLNFARARYNHLQSRLLLEQAAGTLDIADVQDVNRLLTVDTEAQLRPGDVPG from the coding sequence ATGATCCGCCGCCCGCTCGTCATCGCCCTCGCTGCAGCCGTGAGCCTGTCGGCCCTGTTGCCGGCCACGGCCTCCGCCGAAGACCTCCTGCAGACCTATGAGCTGGCACGCCAGGCTGACCCGCAACTCGCGGCCGCCGAATCCAACCGCCTGGCGGTCAAGGAAGGCGCGGTGCAGACGCGTGCGGCGATGCTGCCGCAGCTCGATGGCAACGCCCAGATCACCAAGGGTCGCAGCTACAGCCGGGGCAATACTTCGATCAATGCAGACGGCTCGATCAACACCGGCGACAGCGACACGGAAAGCACCACGCGCAGCACCGGCGTGAACCTGAGCCAGATGGTCTACGACCGCGGCAACTTCACCCGCCACAAGAGTGCCAAGGCGCTGAGCCAGGCCGCGGACTTCCAGCTCGCCGCCTCGGGCAACGACCTGACCACCCGCACCTCGGCCGCGTACTTCAACGTGCTGATCGCGCTGGAATCGCTGGCCGCCGCCGAAGCCGCGGAAACCGCGCTGAAGAAGCAGTTCGACTACGCCTCCAAGCGACTGGAAGTCGGCCTGGCGCCGATCACCGACGTGCACGAAGCCCGCGCCCAGTACGACAGCGCGCGCGCCAACACGATCCTGGCCCGCAACGCCGTCGAGGACTCCTACCAGGCGCTGGCCGAAATCACCGGCCAAGAGATCCGCAACATCAAGGGTCTGCCGAAGGACTACCAGCCCGCGATGCCGGAAGCGACCGGCGTCGAGAACTGGGTGACGACCGCGATCGAGAACAATCCCGCGCTGCGTGCCAAGGACCTGCAGGTGCAGTCCACCGAGGCCGACGTCGAAACCGCCCGCGCCGGCCATTGGCCGCGCCTGTACCTCAACGGTTCGTATGGCGACAGCGAGACCTGGGGCGAGCGCACCGTGCTCGACACCACGCGCGATATCGACGGCCGCAACTTCGGTCCGTCGGTCGGCCTGACCCTGTCGGTGCCGATCTTCTCCGGTGGCGCCGTGCAGTCCGGCGTGCGCCAGGCGCTGGCCCGCCGCGATGTCGCACAGGACGAGCTGGAGCAGCAGAAGCGCGCCCTGGTCCGCAACACGCGCAACGCCTACCAGACGCTGGTGGCGAGCATCAGCGAAGTCGAGGCTCGACGCCTCGCGCTGGTGTCCGCACAGGCCGCGTACGACGCCTCGCAGGTCGGCCTGGAAGTCGGTACGCGCACCGTGCTGGACGTCCTGCAGAACCAGAACAACCTCTTCGCCGCGCAGCTCAATTTCGCCCGCGCGCGCTACAACCACCTGCAGAGCCGCCTGCTGCTGGAGCAGGCCGCCGGCACGCTCGACATCGCCGACGTGCAGGACGTGAATCGCCTGCTCACCGTCGACACCGAAGCGCAGCTGCGCCCGGGCGACGTGCCGGGCTGA